In Labeo rohita strain BAU-BD-2019 chromosome 16, IGBB_LRoh.1.0, whole genome shotgun sequence, one DNA window encodes the following:
- the LOC127179043 gene encoding uncharacterized protein C2orf66 homolog, which produces MLTVLALMTLLMVPVESDLSNEELKSLSNPQSRTLFFRILQSYLEGRESEAQAMNRKTNVKDSKNSNIENTGYDKYDLFLHNDIYDV; this is translated from the exons AT GTTGACAGTATTGGCTCTGATGACACTGCTGATGGTCCCGGTAGAGTCGGACCTCTCCAATGAAGAGTTGAAGTCTCTGAGTAACCCACAGAGCAGGACCTTG tttttccGGATCCTGCAGTCGTATCTTGAAGGCAGAGAGAGCGAAGCTCAAGCAATGAACAGGAAAACAAACGTGAAGGAtagcaaaaacagcaatatagaaAATACTGGTTATGACAAATATGACCTCTTTCTTCACAatgacatttatgatgtttag